The following coding sequences lie in one Mucilaginibacter sp. KACC 22773 genomic window:
- a CDS encoding M28 family metallopeptidase: MKLKLLFSCLLSAGIGAQLSAQETVDPVMVQKIREEGLNHSKVMETAFYLTDVSGPRLSGSPGLKRAQNWAVEQLKTWGIANAKLESWGKFGKGWEVQKNYAAITVPYYHAIIAIPKAWTPGTGGLIKGDIMVVKADSAAELGKYKGKLAGKIVIFDTKPLTERTFKSDAARYTDEELDKMEKATMAPARQRTAFDPNSPQFAAMRKQRAFRTMLGTFLQDEKVALVLSQARGTDGTVFTTNGASYADTAKAVAPELETSSEDFQRILRLVNAGKPVQLEADIKTQFFTDDLQGYDVVGEIPGTDKKLKDQVVMIGGHLDSWHAGTGATDNAAGSAVMLEAMRILKAIGFKPKRTIRIALWSSEEQGLFGSRGYVLNHFGDPKTMELKPEQAKLSAYYNLDNGTGKIRGIYLQGDSAAGPIFKAYLEPFKDLGATTVTVGNTGGTDHQSFDAVGIPGFQFIQDAIDYGSRTHHSNQDTYDRLIEDDLKQAATIIASFVYNTSQRQEMIPRKELPKPQPARGF; encoded by the coding sequence ATGAAACTAAAACTACTTTTTTCATGCCTGCTTTCTGCGGGCATAGGCGCACAGCTGTCCGCGCAGGAAACCGTTGACCCTGTAATGGTTCAAAAAATCCGCGAAGAGGGTCTTAACCATTCTAAAGTAATGGAAACCGCCTTTTACTTAACAGATGTCTCCGGTCCGCGCCTGTCGGGTTCGCCAGGTTTAAAAAGGGCTCAGAACTGGGCTGTTGAACAGTTGAAAACCTGGGGTATAGCCAACGCCAAATTGGAATCATGGGGTAAATTTGGTAAAGGCTGGGAAGTTCAAAAAAACTATGCAGCTATTACAGTTCCCTACTATCATGCCATTATAGCCATCCCTAAAGCCTGGACACCAGGTACGGGAGGTTTGATAAAAGGCGATATAATGGTAGTAAAGGCAGATTCGGCCGCCGAGCTGGGAAAATACAAGGGCAAGCTGGCTGGTAAGATTGTAATATTTGATACCAAACCACTTACCGAACGTACATTTAAATCAGATGCAGCACGTTACACCGATGAGGAGCTTGATAAGATGGAAAAAGCCACCATGGCGCCTGCCCGCCAGCGTACGGCATTTGATCCAAACTCGCCGCAGTTTGCAGCAATGCGTAAACAGCGGGCGTTCAGGACCATGTTAGGGACATTTTTGCAGGACGAAAAGGTTGCCCTGGTACTTAGCCAGGCCCGCGGCACCGATGGTACCGTATTTACCACCAACGGTGCATCATATGCAGATACCGCAAAAGCCGTTGCGCCCGAATTGGAAACCAGCAGCGAGGATTTTCAACGTATTTTACGCCTTGTAAATGCAGGCAAACCAGTACAGCTTGAAGCGGATATTAAAACCCAGTTTTTTACCGATGACCTGCAAGGTTACGACGTAGTTGGCGAGATACCTGGTACCGACAAAAAGTTGAAAGACCAGGTAGTAATGATAGGTGGCCACCTTGATTCATGGCACGCCGGCACCGGTGCAACAGATAATGCAGCAGGCAGCGCGGTGATGCTGGAAGCTATGCGGATATTAAAAGCTATCGGCTTTAAGCCAAAACGCACCATCCGTATAGCCTTATGGAGTTCGGAGGAGCAGGGGCTGTTTGGCTCACGGGGATATGTGCTTAACCACTTTGGCGATCCTAAAACCATGGAACTGAAGCCGGAGCAGGCCAAACTATCGGCCTATTACAACCTTGATAACGGTACAGGCAAAATACGCGGCATCTATTTACAGGGCGACTCAGCCGCTGGGCCGATATTTAAAGCATACCTGGAGCCATTTAAAGACCTGGGCGCCACTACAGTTACCGTTGGCAACACAGGCGGTACCGATCACCAATCGTTTGATGCGGTGGGTATTCCGGGATTCCAGTTTATACAGGATGCTATTGACTACGGCTCGCGTACCCACCACAGCAACCAGGATACTTACGACCGCCTGATTGAAGATGACCTGAAACAAGCCGCTACCATCATAGCATCATTTGTGTACAACACCAGCCAGCGCCAGGAAATGATACCACGCAAGGAACTCCCTAAGCCGCAGCCGGCAAGAGGATTTTAG
- a CDS encoding YtxH domain-containing protein: protein MKNPFKTQKNNVLVPVVIGLAAAGAIVYLLLADDTADLRGKITDNLDKSWRTVKEKVPAGTKAVTDLKDKVVEKVTNLT from the coding sequence ATGAAAAACCCATTCAAAACCCAAAAAAATAATGTGCTGGTCCCTGTAGTTATCGGATTAGCCGCTGCCGGAGCCATTGTCTACCTGCTGCTTGCCGATGATACCGCCGATTTGCGTGGCAAAATAACCGACAACCTGGATAAAAGCTGGCGCACCGTCAAAGAAAAAGTACCCGCAGGCACCAAAGCCGTTACCGACCTTAAAGACAAAGTGGTAGAAAAGGTTACCAACCTAACCTAA